CGTGGTGATCAAGGCTTTAAGACACTAAAGTACACAAAAGCAAGATTTTTCGGCGGGATCTGCATTGCAGAACACCAATGGCCCTCTTTGGCACCACTGATTACGTACCTGTGAGAAAATGGGAGACTCTGGCTACTGTGTAGATATTGGGCAGACAGTTTTTACCGGAAGTTACTCTACACGATTTTGTCCATGCCGCTGTATGCTTTTACGTAGCTTTACAAGACAAGGACCTCCCACcttcatggctgctgctgctgtcaagaGTTTGCTAATTGagtccaaaaaaaaccaccatatgCTTTCTGAACACGGATCACTAAGGTTTTTGTTTGATCTGTGCAAAAACAAGGCAGCCCTTCCTGCTGGGAAAGAAGTCAAACCCCAAGCTACTTTGTGATAACCAATTCCTGGGCAACTGACTGGAGTGAGGCAGAAGTCAGGCACCAGAACGACAACAAAGAAGGGACAAGTCCTCAACACCCAACTCTAGTAGTTGCAAGGGAGGTTACTAAAAGCCACAGAGGCTTTTGCTATCTTGTTTCCTGCCTTCCACTGAAAGTCCCTTGATTATGTCTCCTAGGAATCACATCCAACAGGGTCATGTTTATTTATTCACCCTATGGAAGTTGCATGCTTTTGGAGAGAGAAGTCAGTGACATACACTCACCTAAGGGTTGAGGCTCACACCTTCTAAAACTTCCACTAAAAAAATGACTCTTTAAGAGCCGGCAGAAGGAAGCTCAGAGGACGTTAGCTCAAGCAACCCTTCTGGACAGAAGGTCACGCTGAACAACACGGACACCAAGCACATCCTTTTGAAGGAGGGCATCCCAGATTCTTAACAGCTGGGATGCAGAACATGCCCTTTAACCAGGCAATGCTAAGGTTCCTTCCTtgcatcctgggggggggggggaatagcatttGCTTTCCTAATGCTGATCTTCAATTGAGCTTGCAAAGGCAGCACACTGGCAAACTTTGTACACGAACGCTTGCCACCTTCCTTCAGACTAGTTGGTGCTGCATCTCCTTCATTTTCACCAGAATTCGCCACCTTTTCTGTGCCCCGAAAGAAGAGACAGCACGTTTCGATACAAAGCTGTCATAAAGTAGAAGCATAGAGGTATAGAGTTCACGGGACCACAGAGTTCCTAGTAGGATACCTTTCTATGCTGTGTTTCACAGACACCCAAAAAAGAGGGAACACGTGGTTCTTCCTGACATCACCATCTAAGTGTAACTCAAATCGTGGCTTTCCTAGCCCCTTTGAAAGGGGGAAGTTCTACAAGAGTATATTAGCACCTGATCTGAGGTTCTTAATGTCTAACATGGTGGCTTGACAAGAGATACCTGAACTGAAATTCACCAAAAGAAGCCCAGAGAAACTTTgaatggaggaggaaggagagacagACACGAAAGACACTAATATCTTGCTGATGTGTACCAGAGGTGTGTGTCGCGTCCCTCAAAAGGGAGGAAGCCCCTGGCAAAATGACATAAAGAAAAGGCTTGCATGACCAcaaaatagagagagaaatgaaattaataaataacaactagGAGTGGAAGAGAATCAAAAGCACAAGAGAACTTTAAAATCAATAAACAGTATTTAAATAACACAGCGTAGAAAAGGCAAATGTTATGAGCTCCTCCCCATCTCAagtttgttggattttttttttaagttagggtttttattttttatttagaacatttctcttttttaGCCAAAGTCAGTGCAACGGAGTACAAAAGAAAAGAACGGCTCCATACCCAACGAGGATGGGGCAcgagagatggggagggagatttggggaggtggggaaagaggggagagagtttAGGACTAGCCGACTTTATGCTCCCCTCTCACTATGTGGGAGGAGAACTCGTACCGGTCTTGGCTGTGATAGCCGCAGATGTTGCATTCGAAAGGGTCTCTGAAGCCGTGGCAGCCCATGTGGATAGTGAACATGACGTGGTCCAGGAACAAGATTCGGCAGTGCTCGCATTTGAAGGCTTTTATCTGTTCCCCTTCATCATTCACCACACGCAGGGCTTCTTTGGCTGAGCTGGGAGTTGACCGAGTAGTGGTGGGAATGATGCCCTCTTGTACTTTCGGGTCCTCTTTGGCGTAGGCCGGACTCTGCCGGCTGCTGGTGCAGTTCCCAATGACGGACAGCAGCGGCTGCTGTGAGCCCCTCTCCTCGTGTATGCTCTCAGTGTCCGTGGAATCCTGGCAGCCGTTGCTAGGTGACACCATGCTGGGCTCCCGAGATGCCCGGTACACAATCTGCGTCCCGTCGGGAAGGTCCTCGTGGCCTTCCGCAGCTTCCCGGCTTCCTGCTATTTCCAGCCTGCCCGGGAGGGGCTGAATCTGCGTGTAGACGGAACTGATGACGGGGGTGATCTCGGAGATGCAGTTGGTCGGCGGGATTCTGAGAGGGCGCAAGTGTTCTGCTCCCATGAAGGACAGGGATCCGCCAAAGCTCGTGTCCATGGGATGGTGGGCCGCCACCATCTCCACGTCCTTCTCGAAGCCGGAGCTGACGTCAAATGCCATGTCGGAGAGGCCAAACCGCATCTGCTTCTCTCCTAAGGCAAAGGACAAAAGGTATCAAAATACAAGTTCACTATACAGTCAATAATACGATGAGCCTGTTAGGGATGGAAGTCAAATAAGAGCACAGCAAAAACCTTGCAAAGAAATCTCTGGATGCAGCTATTGCCGCACATGCAGGGTGTTAATCTCTTGCCCCCACCAGTTCTTGTACGTAGCCCCCTCTTGTTCCTTTCAAATGCAAAAGGAGAACCTGAGAGACATGACCAACCTGAGCAACTGGCTCTCATTGGTCAGAAAGAGCCAGAGATCCTTCCTTCAAAAGAATCAGAGGGGAGAGAAGTTGAGCAGCtcctgctgttgggggggggtccctctaCCATAGGGGTCCAGATTGGGTCTTCTATACCAC
Above is a window of Zootoca vivipara chromosome 2, rZooViv1.1, whole genome shotgun sequence DNA encoding:
- the IKZF4 gene encoding zinc finger protein Eos isoform X4, which codes for MYSDEESSRLLSHDDRLIEKEDSVIVEDSLSEPLGYCDGTGQEPHSPGGIRLPNGKLKCDICGMVCIGPNVLMVHKRSHTGERPFHCNQCGASFTQKGNLLRHIKLHSGEKPFKCPFCNYACRRRDALTGHLRTHSVSSPTVGKPYKCNYCGRSYKQQSTLEEHKERCHNYLQSLNTEPQSLAGQQGDEMRDLEMVPDSMLHSSADRPTFIDRLANSITKRKRSTPQKFVGKELPLDSWKWTKGEKQMRFGLSDMAFDVSSGFEKDVEMVAAHHPMDTSFGGSLSFMGAEHLRPLRIPPTNCISEITPVISSVYTQIQPLPGRLEIAGSREAAEGHEDLPDGTQIVYRASREPSMVSPSNGCQDSTDTESIHEERGSQQPLLSVIGNCTSSRQSPAYAKEDPKVQEGIIPTTTRSTPSSAKEALRVVNDEGEQIKAFKCEHCRILFLDHVMFTIHMGCHGFRDPFECNICGYHSQDRYEFSSHIVRGEHKVG